In Fructilactobacillus cliffordii, a single genomic region encodes these proteins:
- a CDS encoding TetR/AcrR family transcriptional regulator, with protein sequence MKLNRHQKREQTRQRIILGLFELMLEKNYADITVKAICKQANVSRMTFYRNFHTKEEVIKSQFEMVYGYFIQRLSTQKYLAFYDVATIFFTLIKENKLMMEALVQNNLTNLLLESLSTYIKTLVDQQILITREQSSQFLVAMISGGLTEVIVVWTKNDMQQSVEELVIFASKYMHLK encoded by the coding sequence GTGAAATTAAATCGGCATCAGAAACGGGAACAGACGCGTCAACGCATTATCTTAGGATTATTTGAGTTAATGCTGGAAAAGAACTACGCAGACATCACCGTGAAGGCGATTTGTAAACAGGCCAACGTGTCGCGAATGACCTTCTATCGGAACTTCCATACTAAGGAAGAAGTGATTAAGAGTCAATTTGAGATGGTTTATGGGTATTTCATCCAACGACTTTCCACCCAAAAGTATTTAGCCTTTTACGATGTTGCAACGATTTTTTTCACACTAATTAAGGAAAATAAGTTGATGATGGAAGCGTTGGTACAAAATAATTTGACTAACCTGTTGCTGGAATCTCTCTCGACCTACATTAAAACCCTGGTGGATCAGCAAATTCTGATTACCCGGGAGCAATCCTCCCAATTTTTGGTAGCCATGATATCCGGGGGATTAACCGAAGTGATTGTGGTCTGGACTAAGAATGACATGCAACAATCGGTTGAAGAACTCGTGATTTTTGCGTCTAAATACATGCACCTAAAATAA
- a CDS encoding cold-shock protein, translated as MKQGTVKWFNADKGYGFITTDDGDVFVHFSAINKDGFKTLDEGEKVTLDVEDGDRGPQAANVTPVED; from the coding sequence ATGAAGCAAGGTACTGTTAAATGGTTTAACGCTGACAAGGGTTACGGTTTTATTACAACTGACGATGGTGACGTATTCGTTCACTTCTCAGCTATCAACAAAGACGGTTTCAAAACCCTTGACGAAGGCGAAAAAGTTACTTTAGACGTTGAAGATGGCGACCGTGGCCCACAAGCTGCTAACGTTACTCCCGTTGAAGACTAA
- a CDS encoding 3-hydroxyacyl-ACP dehydratase FabZ family protein, with the protein MEYQVSDFIPQRYPFEMIDKIVAVTPGESAQAQKNITMNEWYFSNGNQLTLPHPIILESLAQTGVVAILSMPEHHNQNVFFGGIKQAEFKDEMRPGDVLQLKVQLTKLKRNIGVGHGEVIRDGEVIVTADLMFAIEA; encoded by the coding sequence ATGGAGTATCAGGTAAGTGACTTTATCCCCCAACGGTATCCCTTTGAAATGATTGATAAGATTGTGGCGGTTACTCCGGGTGAAAGTGCCCAAGCCCAAAAGAACATTACGATGAACGAGTGGTACTTTTCGAACGGCAACCAACTAACGTTACCGCACCCCATCATTCTGGAATCTTTGGCACAAACGGGAGTCGTGGCGATTTTGTCTATGCCCGAACATCACAATCAGAACGTCTTCTTTGGTGGAATTAAGCAGGCGGAGTTTAAGGATGAAATGCGTCCTGGTGACGTCTTACAACTCAAGGTTCAGTTGACCAAGTTAAAACGAAACATCGGGGTTGGTCACGGTGAAGTCATCCGTGACGGCGAAGTCATTGTGACCGCCGATCTCATGTTTGCCATTGAAGCGTAG
- a CDS encoding sugar O-acetyltransferase, with amino-acid sequence MTTEREKMTAGEAFNQFDHELINRRILVRKILQKINNTPDNEERNAMIKGLFAETGDEFFMETDLQFDYGFNVHIGNNFFGNYHLTLLDSCPIRFGKNCYIGPNCSLYTNIHPLNAQERINDVELGAPITIGDNAWFGGGVTILPGVTLGNNVVVGAGSVVTKSFGDDVVIAGNPAQVIKQIDNSNLQEK; translated from the coding sequence ATGACAACGGAACGAGAAAAGATGACCGCTGGAGAAGCATTTAACCAGTTCGATCACGAGCTAATTAACCGAAGAATTTTAGTGCGTAAGATATTACAAAAGATTAATAACACTCCAGACAACGAAGAACGGAACGCCATGATTAAGGGTCTGTTCGCAGAGACCGGAGATGAGTTCTTCATGGAAACGGACTTGCAATTCGATTACGGATTTAACGTGCACATCGGGAATAATTTCTTTGGTAACTATCACTTGACTCTGCTTGATTCATGCCCAATTCGGTTTGGGAAAAACTGTTACATCGGACCTAATTGTAGTTTGTATACCAACATCCATCCTTTAAATGCCCAGGAACGAATTAACGATGTGGAACTGGGCGCTCCCATTACGATTGGCGATAATGCTTGGTTTGGCGGCGGCGTAACCATTTTACCTGGGGTTACTCTGGGGAATAACGTGGTCGTTGGGGCTGGCTCGGTTGTCACCAAGTCGTTTGGAGACGACGTGGTGATTGCCGGTAATCCCGCCCAAGTCATTAAGCAGATTGATAACAGCAATTTGCAGGAAAAATAA
- a CDS encoding acetyl-CoA carboxylase biotin carboxylase subunit, producing MIKRVLIANRGEIAVQTIRALHEMNLQAVAVYSTADRDGLFVQMADQSVCIGSGLPQDSYLNMGAILDAAVLTGSDAIFPGYGFLAENSEFAELCQDYGVKFIGPSAEVINLMGNKSNAKETMKKLDVPTIPGSDGFVDSLADAKRIAAEIGYPVMLKAAAGGGGKGIRQVNNQAELAQAYSDTKRESQLSYGDDRLYLEKDLSDAKHIEMQAIADQHGHVVYFPERDCSLQRNHQKILEESPCLELSEAERAHMGEVVVRAMRGIHYENTGTFEFLMDHEHHFYFMEMNTRLQVEHTITEEVADVELIKAMIMVANGDDLPFRQSDCGVHGYALECRINAEDPAQDFQPCAGKITKLHFPVGTKGVRIDSGVEVDSLISPFYDSMIAKIIVHMPTKPAAVAKMIRVLHEFEIEGVKTNREFLLAVLQDQHFQTGDFNNLYIENVFLKDWMKQDGAK from the coding sequence ATGATAAAAAGGGTTTTAATTGCCAATCGAGGCGAAATTGCGGTCCAGACCATTCGGGCGCTGCATGAAATGAATCTGCAGGCGGTGGCTGTCTATTCAACGGCTGATCGGGATGGCTTGTTCGTCCAAATGGCAGACCAGTCCGTTTGCATTGGAAGTGGATTGCCTCAGGATTCATATTTAAACATGGGGGCCATTTTAGATGCTGCCGTTTTAACTGGTTCAGATGCCATTTTCCCAGGCTATGGTTTTTTGGCCGAAAATAGTGAATTTGCTGAACTGTGCCAAGATTATGGGGTGAAGTTCATTGGTCCTAGTGCGGAAGTCATCAATTTAATGGGGAACAAATCCAACGCTAAGGAAACTATGAAAAAACTGGACGTTCCCACGATTCCAGGCTCCGATGGCTTTGTGGATTCTTTAGCAGATGCAAAACGGATTGCCGCGGAAATTGGCTATCCCGTGATGTTAAAAGCAGCCGCAGGTGGGGGTGGCAAAGGAATTCGTCAGGTGAACAACCAGGCGGAACTAGCCCAAGCCTATTCCGATACCAAGCGGGAAAGCCAACTGTCCTATGGAGACGACCGGCTCTACTTAGAAAAAGATTTATCAGATGCCAAACACATTGAGATGCAAGCCATTGCTGATCAACACGGCCACGTTGTTTACTTCCCGGAACGAGATTGCTCATTACAACGCAACCACCAAAAGATTTTGGAAGAATCACCGTGCCTAGAACTCAGTGAAGCAGAACGAGCTCATATGGGAGAAGTCGTTGTTCGGGCCATGCGTGGAATTCACTATGAGAATACTGGAACCTTCGAATTTTTGATGGACCATGAGCACCATTTTTACTTCATGGAAATGAATACGCGCCTTCAGGTTGAACATACGATTACAGAAGAAGTTGCAGACGTAGAATTGATCAAAGCCATGATTATGGTGGCCAACGGTGATGATTTGCCGTTTCGTCAATCCGATTGTGGCGTGCATGGTTATGCCCTAGAATGCCGGATTAATGCCGAAGATCCGGCTCAAGACTTTCAACCTTGTGCTGGGAAAATTACTAAGTTACATTTTCCGGTCGGGACGAAGGGAGTGCGGATTGATTCGGGAGTCGAGGTAGACAGTTTAATTTCGCCATTTTACGATTCGATGATTGCCAAAATTATCGTTCACATGCCAACAAAACCGGCTGCCGTTGCCAAGATGATTCGGGTTCTGCACGAATTTGAGATTGAAGGGGTCAAAACCAACCGAGAATTCTTGCTAGCAGTGCTGCAAGATCAACATTTTCAAACGGGTGACTTCAATAACCTCTACATTGAGAACGTCTTTTTGAAGGATTGGATGAAACAAGATGGAGCAAAATAA
- the accA gene encoding acetyl-CoA carboxylase carboxyltransferase subunit alpha, translated as MAKTNAFDRVLQARSDDKISIKDLIAGLTDNFLELHGDRAYGDDPAVYGGIGQMNGRPVTMVGIRKADDQKSAADVHFGSAEPDGYRKALRLMKQAEKFNRPVVTLVNTPGAYPDVEAEYHGQGYMISQLIIQGMQLKVPYISIIVGEGGSGGALALAVGDTVWAFEESIYSVLSPEGYATILWKDASRVREAAEVMKLTPDDLLQQGIIDRIIPEVRTDSQIEQLKSELFGKIEEISAMSQTEMLQKRFERYRNF; from the coding sequence ATGGCTAAAACAAATGCCTTTGATCGAGTGCTTCAGGCTCGTTCAGATGATAAAATCAGCATTAAGGACTTAATTGCGGGTTTGACCGACAATTTTTTGGAACTGCACGGTGACCGGGCCTATGGGGATGATCCGGCCGTTTATGGCGGAATCGGTCAAATGAATGGTCGTCCCGTGACGATGGTGGGAATTCGCAAGGCCGATGACCAAAAGAGTGCTGCTGACGTGCACTTTGGATCTGCTGAACCGGATGGTTATCGGAAAGCCTTGCGCCTCATGAAGCAGGCCGAAAAATTTAACCGGCCCGTGGTTACGTTAGTAAATACTCCAGGAGCTTATCCTGACGTGGAAGCCGAGTATCACGGTCAGGGTTACATGATTTCCCAGCTGATTATCCAAGGGATGCAGCTGAAGGTGCCTTACATCTCCATTATCGTGGGAGAAGGTGGCAGCGGTGGTGCACTTGCACTAGCAGTAGGTGACACCGTCTGGGCCTTTGAAGAAAGTATCTACTCGGTGTTATCGCCGGAAGGATACGCTACGATTTTATGGAAGGATGCCAGCCGGGTGCGCGAAGCAGCTGAAGTGATGAAATTAACTCCAGACGATTTGCTGCAACAGGGAATTATTGATCGGATTATTCCGGAAGTCCGGACGGATTCCCAAATCGAGCAGTTAAAAAGCGAATTGTTTGGTAAAATAGAAGAGATAAGTGCGATGTCACAAACCGAAATGTTACAAAAACGGTTTGAACGGTATCGCAACTTTTAA
- the fabF gene encoding beta-ketoacyl-ACP synthase II has product MSNRVVVTGMGVVSPVGNTADEFVDNILDSKNGIGPITKFDASETGISVAAEVKDFDPGNRLSKRDYKRLDPYAQYALYTAKEAMDQAGLVLNENYQPEDLGVIYGTGIGGISTIEEQLQKAFKKGPRRVSPLFVPKAISNMAAGNVSMYFDAQNTSQTVVTACASGTNAVGDAFEYIKNGKAKIMIAGGTEAAVSMMGIAGFAALTALSTSEDPEKASLPFDVNRNGFVLGEGAASLVLEDYDHAKQRGAHILAEIVGYGTTSDAYHLTAPDPEGKGAIMAMKQALNEGGITPEELDYVNAHGTATHANDVAEASDIEKLFKDNDHLKTSSIKGMVGHSLGAAGGLEAAILVGSLQRGQMPVNVGLYEQDPEVHIQLVNDDNKQAPIKTAISNSFGFGGHNAVIAMRKWEED; this is encoded by the coding sequence GTGAGTAATCGAGTAGTAGTAACAGGAATGGGAGTTGTTTCCCCAGTCGGCAATACGGCTGATGAATTTGTCGATAACATTTTAGATTCTAAAAATGGGATTGGTCCCATTACCAAGTTTGATGCTAGTGAAACCGGCATCTCAGTGGCAGCTGAGGTAAAAGACTTTGATCCCGGTAACCGGCTCAGCAAACGCGACTACAAACGACTAGATCCTTACGCGCAATACGCCTTATATACGGCTAAAGAAGCGATGGACCAAGCGGGATTGGTATTAAACGAAAACTATCAACCAGAAGATTTAGGGGTCATTTACGGAACTGGAATCGGTGGGATTTCGACCATCGAAGAACAATTGCAAAAGGCCTTTAAAAAAGGACCACGGCGGGTCTCACCTTTATTCGTTCCGAAAGCGATTTCTAACATGGCGGCCGGAAACGTGTCAATGTACTTTGACGCCCAAAACACATCGCAAACGGTCGTTACCGCCTGTGCTTCTGGAACCAATGCGGTTGGAGATGCCTTTGAATACATCAAAAATGGCAAGGCTAAAATTATGATTGCTGGGGGAACGGAAGCCGCCGTTAGCATGATGGGAATTGCTGGATTTGCAGCTCTGACGGCCTTATCGACCTCAGAGGATCCAGAAAAAGCTTCCTTGCCATTTGATGTGAACCGGAATGGGTTTGTGCTAGGTGAAGGAGCTGCTTCGTTGGTTCTGGAAGACTACGACCACGCTAAACAACGGGGTGCCCACATTTTAGCTGAAATCGTTGGTTATGGAACCACCAGTGATGCTTACCACTTGACCGCTCCTGATCCAGAAGGAAAAGGTGCCATTATGGCGATGAAACAAGCGTTAAATGAAGGTGGCATTACTCCGGAAGAACTCGATTATGTAAATGCTCACGGAACGGCAACGCATGCTAATGATGTTGCCGAAGCTTCTGACATTGAAAAATTGTTTAAAGATAACGATCACTTAAAGACGAGTTCCATCAAGGGAATGGTAGGACACTCACTAGGAGCCGCTGGTGGTTTAGAGGCTGCCATTCTGGTTGGATCCTTACAACGGGGTCAAATGCCCGTTAACGTTGGTCTTTACGAACAAGATCCCGAAGTTCACATTCAGCTGGTTAACGACGATAACAAGCAGGCTCCCATTAAGACGGCCATCAGTAACTCCTTTGGTTTTGGGGGTCACAACGCAGTGATTGCAATGAGAAAGTGGGAAGAAGATTAA
- the thiD gene encoding bifunctional hydroxymethylpyrimidine kinase/phosphomethylpyrimidine kinase codes for MLNDYPQVVTIAGSDSDGSAGMQADLLTFFAKKVYGATIITACVAGNSFGIHAGVNMDADFISQEFKDLADDFHIRAAKTGMLADADIINTVADNYEKYNFGPLVVDPVIITKHGDMLLEQAAYETLVQRLIPLAEVLTPNFFEAVKLSGLDPELPDFQEKAAHKLQEMGARNVMVKGRHDQKEQETVTDYVLLENGQSFKMTEPYYETTHKNGTGDTLSAAITAELGLGKSVETAIRSAKKYVDACIKNGINVGHQFGPINHWASN; via the coding sequence ATGCTCAATGATTATCCCCAAGTTGTCACCATCGCCGGGAGTGATAGCGATGGTAGTGCCGGCATGCAAGCCGACCTTTTAACCTTTTTTGCTAAAAAAGTTTACGGAGCGACCATCATCACTGCCTGTGTGGCGGGAAACTCCTTTGGAATCCACGCGGGTGTCAATATGGATGCCGACTTCATTAGTCAGGAGTTTAAGGACCTCGCGGATGATTTTCACATTCGGGCAGCTAAAACCGGGATGCTAGCCGATGCAGACATCATCAACACCGTCGCCGATAACTACGAAAAGTACAACTTCGGTCCCCTGGTGGTTGATCCGGTTATCATTACCAAACACGGGGATATGTTACTCGAACAAGCAGCATACGAGACACTGGTGCAACGGTTAATTCCCCTGGCAGAAGTTTTAACCCCGAACTTCTTTGAAGCCGTTAAACTTAGTGGCTTGGATCCCGAACTGCCTGATTTTCAAGAAAAGGCAGCCCACAAGCTCCAGGAAATGGGAGCTCGCAACGTCATGGTTAAAGGTCGGCACGATCAAAAGGAGCAGGAAACGGTGACCGACTACGTTTTACTAGAAAATGGTCAGTCCTTCAAAATGACAGAACCATACTACGAAACCACTCATAAGAACGGAACCGGTGATACCCTTTCCGCGGCCATTACGGCGGAACTAGGTCTGGGTAAATCTGTAGAAACCGCGATTCGGAGTGCCAAAAAATACGTTGATGCCTGCATTAAAAACGGGATTAACGTTGGTCATCAATTTGGTCCCATTAACCACTGGGCCTCTAATTAA
- a CDS encoding acetyl-CoA carboxylase biotin carboxyl carrier protein, protein MNEADIERLLAKFDQSSLQELKIDGDGVNVYFSKQNTPAPQAAADSEASAASTPQFDSQAVAPYQLKAPMVGLVYMSPSPDKPAYKEIGDHVKKGETICAIEAMKLINEVRSPVSGIIKKRLFSDGEMVEYEQPLFEIEED, encoded by the coding sequence ATGAATGAAGCTGATATTGAAAGGTTATTAGCCAAATTTGATCAATCCAGCCTGCAAGAGTTAAAAATCGATGGGGATGGAGTGAACGTTTACTTTAGTAAGCAAAATACGCCGGCTCCTCAAGCAGCGGCTGATTCTGAAGCTTCAGCTGCGTCCACTCCCCAATTTGATTCACAAGCAGTTGCTCCATATCAACTCAAAGCGCCAATGGTCGGCCTAGTTTACATGAGTCCAAGTCCGGATAAACCGGCCTATAAAGAAATTGGGGACCATGTGAAAAAAGGGGAAACCATTTGTGCCATCGAAGCGATGAAGTTAATTAACGAAGTGAGAAGTCCCGTGAGTGGGATTATCAAAAAGCGGCTATTTTCAGACGGTGAAATGGTTGAGTACGAACAGCCATTATTTGAGATTGAGGAGGATTAG
- a CDS encoding biotin--[acetyl-CoA-carboxylase] ligase — protein sequence MTKLEQDYLLAQTGLDEHHLHLFAEVDSTMTVAEQLSLPGIHLIAADRMTAGRGQRGHSFTAPDTGVYVTIVIPVRPVFLQQPGLLTMGVAAATQQVLQMVLWKPTSLKWVNDLYLYNHKVGGILVELKSDAENQPESFLIGIGLNLAPHRSLATVNATALSTTMVAKNQLIAALYRQVVDFSAHPDGQQVRDCYNQHLLWRDQLVQVQVGNQLERGLLQGLDQQLRLELVDQNGQLHHLTPDEATHLRPIQ from the coding sequence ATGACTAAGTTAGAGCAAGATTACTTGTTAGCTCAAACCGGATTGGACGAGCACCATCTCCATCTGTTTGCCGAGGTAGATTCCACCATGACGGTGGCGGAGCAACTCAGTTTACCCGGGATTCATTTAATTGCAGCTGATCGGATGACAGCCGGCCGTGGGCAACGAGGTCATTCATTTACGGCGCCAGATACGGGGGTTTACGTGACGATTGTCATCCCCGTCCGGCCCGTTTTTTTACAACAACCGGGTTTATTGACGATGGGCGTGGCCGCTGCCACTCAGCAGGTGTTGCAAATGGTGCTATGGAAACCCACTTCGTTAAAGTGGGTTAATGATCTCTATTTGTACAACCACAAGGTCGGAGGAATTTTGGTCGAGCTCAAAAGTGATGCCGAAAACCAGCCGGAAAGCTTTTTGATTGGAATTGGCTTAAATTTAGCACCGCACCGATCTTTAGCCACCGTAAATGCTACAGCTCTTAGTACGACGATGGTAGCGAAAAACCAGTTAATTGCCGCCCTATATCGGCAGGTAGTTGATTTTAGCGCTCATCCAGATGGACAACAGGTACGGGATTGTTACAATCAACATTTGTTATGGCGGGATCAACTGGTGCAAGTCCAAGTGGGGAATCAGTTGGAACGGGGTTTACTCCAAGGATTAGATCAGCAACTGCGTTTAGAGTTAGTTGATCAAAATGGTCAGTTGCACCATCTCACTCCAGACGAGGCAACGCATCTTCGTCCGATCCAGTAA
- the fabI gene encoding enoyl-ACP reductase FabI: MAANLLEGKKIVIMGVANKKSIAWGCARAVTELGGQVILTYQNDRMKKSLDRFVDPDTPMFECDVADDSNVEKTFTDIHAQFGNIDGVLHAIAYADKETLQNGVINTKEAGFNLAQDVSAYSLISVTRYASKILNNPGSIVTMTYMGSTYAIPNYNIMGIAKASLEAEVRYLATELGEAGVRVNAVSAGAVRTLAVTGVKGHGDLLKESESLTTDGKSVSKLEIGNAVAFLLSDLATGITGDVIYVDKGVHLFNA; this comes from the coding sequence ATGGCTGCTAATTTATTAGAAGGTAAAAAAATTGTCATCATGGGAGTGGCAAACAAAAAAAGTATTGCCTGGGGCTGTGCCCGTGCTGTTACTGAACTAGGTGGGCAAGTAATTTTAACCTACCAAAACGACCGGATGAAAAAGAGTTTAGACCGGTTTGTCGATCCAGATACGCCGATGTTTGAATGTGACGTGGCTGACGACAGTAACGTCGAAAAAACGTTTACAGACATTCATGCTCAATTTGGAAACATTGATGGAGTGTTACACGCTATCGCTTACGCAGATAAAGAAACGTTACAAAACGGAGTGATTAACACGAAGGAAGCTGGGTTTAACCTCGCTCAAGACGTAAGTGCCTACTCCTTAATCTCTGTTACGCGTTACGCTAGCAAAATTTTGAACAATCCCGGAAGTATCGTTACGATGACTTACATGGGTTCTACTTACGCAATTCCAAACTACAACATCATGGGAATTGCCAAGGCTTCCTTAGAAGCCGAAGTTCGTTACCTAGCTACGGAACTCGGTGAAGCCGGAGTACGGGTTAATGCCGTTTCCGCTGGGGCCGTGCGGACGTTAGCAGTAACTGGTGTCAAAGGACATGGAGATCTCTTGAAGGAATCAGAATCCCTCACAACCGACGGTAAGAGTGTTTCGAAGTTAGAAATTGGTAACGCTGTGGCCTTCTTGTTAAGTGACTTAGCAACTGGAATTACGGGGGACGTTATTTACGTTGATAAAGGGGTCCACCTGTTTAACGCTTAG
- a CDS encoding NAD(P)H-dependent oxidoreductase, which produces MQTLVIVAHPEYDDSSTQAFLRRAQADFDSVTWHKLTVSDEPLDVASEQQMLLQADRIIFQFPMYWYSAPALLKQWEDDVLTRAFTFASEQGKLADKQLGIVTSLGYPEQEFQAGGTEGFSISEVLTPYRALAHRAGMQFLKPLVINQFAYLTDTEQAKLLIKYQQYLTAPQPLRFQQRVAWIIDQLQKWQVSQPQAQQPQIQLIINQLQEQQEHLDDLKEQIKLIRQAEEG; this is translated from the coding sequence TTGCAGACATTGGTAATTGTAGCTCATCCTGAATACGATGATTCAAGCACCCAGGCCTTTTTAAGACGCGCCCAGGCTGACTTTGATTCGGTCACTTGGCACAAACTAACGGTTAGCGATGAACCGTTAGACGTGGCATCAGAACAACAAATGTTGTTGCAGGCTGATCGCATTATTTTTCAATTTCCCATGTACTGGTACAGTGCTCCGGCACTTTTGAAGCAGTGGGAAGATGATGTGTTAACCCGTGCCTTTACCTTTGCTAGTGAACAGGGAAAATTGGCTGACAAGCAACTGGGAATTGTTACTTCCTTAGGCTACCCAGAACAAGAGTTTCAAGCGGGGGGAACGGAAGGCTTTAGCATCTCGGAAGTTTTAACTCCGTATCGAGCGTTGGCGCACCGTGCCGGCATGCAGTTTTTAAAGCCGTTGGTGATTAATCAATTTGCGTACCTAACGGACACGGAGCAAGCAAAATTACTAATCAAATATCAACAGTATTTAACCGCTCCCCAGCCGTTGCGATTTCAGCAACGAGTGGCGTGGATAATTGACCAGTTACAAAAGTGGCAAGTTAGTCAACCACAGGCCCAGCAACCACAAATTCAGCTCATTATTAACCAACTGCAAGAACAGCAAGAGCACCTGGATGATTTAAAGGAACAAATTAAACTAATTCGCCAAGCAGAGGAGGGATAA
- a CDS encoding ribonuclease H family protein, producing the protein MTKTKKYYAVKKGRKPGIYQTWSEAKAQVEGFSGAQYQSFSTQMAAQQFLKQATPRSSKQPAEPTHSSSHSRPEIVVFTDGGSRNHGNVAGGHVKATDPAAWAYLIDWQGRQHSDSGGEWGVTNNKMEITALVKALQWLRVNQLQQRSVGVVSDSKYVLDAIQKGWLAGWKRRGWRRAAGELKNQELWQELDILLAEFPHLQLAWTKGHATNQGNVYVDERLNQTMDQMEGN; encoded by the coding sequence ATGACGAAGACGAAAAAGTATTATGCCGTTAAAAAGGGACGAAAACCGGGTATCTACCAAACCTGGTCGGAGGCCAAGGCACAGGTCGAGGGCTTTTCGGGAGCTCAGTACCAGAGTTTTTCAACGCAAATGGCCGCCCAGCAATTTTTAAAGCAAGCAACGCCTCGATCATCCAAGCAACCAGCTGAACCGACTCATTCCAGTTCACACAGTCGCCCGGAAATTGTGGTCTTTACGGATGGGGGATCACGTAACCACGGCAACGTTGCGGGTGGCCACGTCAAAGCAACCGATCCTGCTGCGTGGGCCTATCTAATTGATTGGCAGGGTCGCCAACACAGCGATTCGGGTGGTGAATGGGGCGTCACTAACAATAAGATGGAAATCACAGCGTTAGTAAAAGCGTTACAATGGTTACGAGTGAACCAGCTGCAACAGCGCAGTGTAGGCGTGGTGTCTGATTCTAAGTACGTGTTAGATGCGATTCAAAAAGGCTGGTTGGCTGGCTGGAAACGACGGGGTTGGCGCCGGGCAGCTGGGGAATTGAAGAACCAGGAACTGTGGCAAGAACTCGACATCTTACTGGCCGAGTTTCCACACCTTCAACTGGCCTGGACCAAGGGACACGCGACTAATCAGGGGAACGTGTACGTTGACGAACGTTTAAACCAGACGATGGATCAAATGGAAGGGAATTGA
- a CDS encoding acetyl-CoA carboxylase carboxyltransferase subunit beta, with protein sequence MEQNNAKQPSPAELQKRMDQIPDVWTKCPICGTMIYKKRFDRFKECPHCHYGFRLGAQERVSLLCDDFTPINQELQTPTQFQDSKYLAKLAQARKVTGLNEGVLTGTGTIAGHRTAVGVMDWRFIMGSLGSTTGELLARLFEFATEQELPVVIFTASGGARMQEGIHSLMQMAKVSEAVAEHSRAGLVYISYLCDPTTGGVTASFAMEGDLLLSEPHALIGFAGRRVIERTIQQVPPKDFQRAETLLKHGFLDAIVPRREMVNTLDQILAIHEGGGWNG encoded by the coding sequence ATGGAGCAAAATAACGCGAAACAACCGAGTCCTGCTGAGTTACAAAAGCGAATGGATCAGATTCCGGACGTGTGGACGAAGTGTCCGATTTGCGGCACCATGATTTATAAGAAGCGCTTTGACCGGTTTAAAGAGTGCCCCCATTGTCACTACGGCTTTCGGTTAGGTGCTCAAGAACGGGTTAGTTTGTTATGTGATGATTTCACTCCGATAAATCAGGAACTCCAGACTCCCACTCAATTTCAGGATTCCAAATACTTGGCCAAGTTAGCGCAAGCGCGTAAGGTCACTGGTTTAAACGAAGGAGTTTTGACGGGAACTGGAACCATTGCCGGGCATCGAACGGCCGTTGGGGTCATGGACTGGCGCTTTATCATGGGTAGTCTGGGAAGTACAACCGGAGAATTACTGGCCCGCTTATTTGAGTTTGCGACTGAGCAGGAACTACCGGTTGTTATTTTTACCGCTTCCGGGGGAGCCCGAATGCAAGAAGGGATTCACTCTCTGATGCAGATGGCCAAGGTTTCAGAAGCGGTTGCCGAACATAGTCGTGCTGGCCTCGTTTACATCAGCTATCTTTGTGATCCGACGACTGGTGGAGTAACCGCTAGTTTTGCGATGGAAGGTGATTTATTGCTTTCTGAACCCCATGCTTTGATTGGATTTGCCGGTCGCCGGGTGATTGAACGGACGATTCAGCAGGTTCCTCCGAAGGACTTTCAACGAGCTGAAACACTTTTGAAACACGGCTTTTTGGATGCCATTGTGCCTCGCCGGGAGATGGTAAATACCCTCGATCAGATTCTAGCAATTCATGAAGGCGGTGGTTGGAATGGCTAA